In one window of Paracoccus saliphilus DNA:
- a CDS encoding LysE family translocator: protein MIWETLANIPAAQLMTFILGGLVLNFAPGQDVFFASACGIQGGPKAGMLAGLGVGLGVSMHLTMATVGLGAVVAAHPEALLAIKYAGAAYLLWLAYKSWTAGPVDPSARGSVRVWNIIRRGFLSNALNPKPVLFLLAFLPQFTNPAWGPIWQQILGLGLIFTVTGTIVTMGYGVVGGLAGQVIGRRLGLVNRIAAVMYAGLAMRLVAK, encoded by the coding sequence ATGATCTGGGAGACATTGGCCAATATCCCGGCGGCTCAGCTCATGACCTTTATCCTGGGCGGGCTGGTGCTGAATTTCGCGCCCGGTCAGGACGTGTTTTTTGCCAGTGCCTGTGGAATTCAGGGCGGGCCGAAGGCGGGTATGCTGGCCGGGTTGGGTGTGGGCCTGGGCGTATCGATGCATCTGACCATGGCGACCGTGGGGCTGGGTGCCGTTGTCGCGGCCCATCCCGAGGCGTTGCTGGCGATCAAATATGCGGGCGCGGCCTATCTGCTGTGGCTGGCCTATAAAAGCTGGACTGCCGGGCCTGTCGATCCTTCGGCCCGTGGCAGCGTGAGGGTGTGGAACATTATCCGGCGCGGCTTTCTGTCGAATGCGCTGAACCCCAAGCCTGTGCTGTTCCTGCTGGCGTTCCTGCCGCAATTCACCAACCCGGCATGGGGACCGATCTGGCAGCAGATACTGGGGCTGGGGCTGATCTTTACGGTAACCGGCACGATCGTCACGATGGGTTACGGTGTCGTCGGAGGTCTGGCCGGACAGGTCATCGGGCGGCGTCTTGGATTGGTCAACAGGATCGCCGCGGTGATGTATGCGGGGCTCGCAATGCGCCTTGTCGCGAAATGA
- the doeB gene encoding N(2)-acetyl-L-2,4-diaminobutanoate deacetylase DoeB, which produces MSANPIQPTIPLDGQGKQHGFLRLPYSRNDSAWGSVMIPITVIANGEGPVALLTGGNHGDEYEGPIALQQLAWEIDPADVTGRIIIVPYMNYPAFRAGARVSPIDQVNLNRAFPGRPDGTVSQKIANYFNDVLVPMADVVLDYHSGGKTLDFLPYAAAHYLDDKRQQAACVEAVKAFGAPYSMMMLEIDSVGMFDTAVESQGKVFVTTELGGGGTASARSAEIAIRGAKNVLRHSGILAGEVEPAEGAQMLDMPGGDCFHFASRDGLLHPLADLGDQVKAGQPIARIWPPDRTGIEPVDLLANRDGVIAARHFPGLVQSGDCLAVIAAFHTGDA; this is translated from the coding sequence ATGAGCGCGAATCCGATTCAGCCGACGATCCCGTTGGACGGGCAGGGCAAGCAGCATGGTTTCCTGCGCTTGCCCTATTCGCGCAATGATAGCGCATGGGGCAGCGTGATGATCCCGATCACGGTGATTGCCAATGGCGAGGGGCCGGTGGCGCTTTTGACTGGCGGCAATCACGGCGATGAATACGAGGGCCCGATTGCGCTGCAGCAACTGGCATGGGAGATCGATCCGGCCGATGTGACTGGCCGGATCATCATCGTACCCTACATGAATTATCCGGCTTTCCGGGCGGGTGCACGGGTCAGCCCGATCGATCAGGTGAACCTGAACCGCGCTTTTCCGGGGCGGCCCGACGGCACCGTCAGCCAGAAGATCGCCAATTATTTCAATGATGTTCTGGTGCCGATGGCCGATGTCGTGCTCGATTACCACTCGGGCGGCAAGACGCTGGACTTCCTGCCCTATGCGGCGGCGCACTATCTTGACGACAAGCGGCAGCAGGCGGCCTGCGTGGAAGCGGTCAAGGCATTCGGCGCGCCCTACAGCATGATGATGCTGGAAATCGACAGCGTCGGCATGTTCGACACCGCCGTCGAAAGCCAGGGCAAGGTTTTCGTGACGACCGAGCTGGGCGGCGGCGGCACGGCCAGCGCCCGCTCTGCCGAGATCGCCATCCGGGGGGCGAAGAACGTCCTGCGGCATTCGGGCATCCTGGCGGGAGAGGTCGAACCCGCGGAAGGCGCGCAGATGCTGGACATGCCAGGCGGCGATTGTTTCCATTTCGCCAGCCGGGACGGGTTGCTGCATCCGCTGGCCGATCTGGGCGATCAGGTAAAGGCGGGCCAGCCGATCGCTCGGATCTGGCCGCCAGACCGCACCGGCATTGAGCCCGTCGACCTGCTCGCTAACCGCGACGGCGTGATCGCCGCCCGGCATTTCCCGGGGCTGGTCCAGAGCGGCGATTGTCTTGCGGTGATCGCGGCTTTCCATACCGGGGATGCATAA
- a CDS encoding GFA family protein translates to MESEFTGHCLCGAVTFRGRWEQAEFKACHCGQCRRWSGHFWAGADALDLAIEGPVKWYRSSDEAERGFCPECGSSLFWRQIGSERVAVGPGAVDEPTGLRLAGHIFVADKGDSYEIADGLPQEARE, encoded by the coding sequence ATGGAATCTGAGTTTACCGGGCATTGTCTGTGCGGTGCGGTGACGTTCCGGGGGCGGTGGGAGCAGGCCGAGTTCAAGGCCTGCCATTGCGGCCAGTGCCGCCGCTGGTCCGGGCATTTCTGGGCGGGGGCGGATGCGCTTGACCTGGCGATAGAGGGGCCGGTGAAATGGTATCGTTCCTCTGACGAGGCCGAGCGCGGTTTTTGCCCGGAATGCGGCAGCAGCCTGTTCTGGCGGCAGATCGGATCAGAGAGAGTCGCCGTCGGGCCGGGGGCCGTGGATGAGCCTACGGGATTGCGCTTGGCCGGGCATATCTTCGTGGCCGACAAGGGCGACAGCTACGAGATCGCCGATGGTTTGCCGCAAGAGGCGCGGGAATGA
- a CDS encoding GAF domain-containing protein, whose amino-acid sequence MNDYDALRARIRALTDGETDEVALMATLACEIHHSDERFDWTGFYRVVAPELLKIGPYQGGHGCLVIPFSRGVCGAAARTGEVQIVADVDAFPGHIACASSTRSEIVLPVFGKGGRLIGVLDIDSDRPDAFDAEDATRMAAILEEVFDGI is encoded by the coding sequence ATGAACGATTACGATGCATTGCGTGCGCGAATCCGCGCCCTGACCGATGGCGAGACCGACGAGGTCGCGCTGATGGCCACCTTGGCCTGCGAAATTCACCATTCGGACGAGCGGTTCGACTGGACCGGCTTTTACCGGGTGGTTGCGCCAGAATTGCTGAAGATCGGGCCCTATCAGGGCGGGCATGGCTGCCTGGTCATTCCGTTCTCGCGCGGGGTTTGCGGTGCGGCGGCGCGGACGGGCGAGGTGCAGATCGTCGCCGATGTGGATGCCTTTCCCGGCCACATCGCCTGCGCCAGCTCGACCCGGTCCGAGATCGTCTTGCCAGTCTTTGGCAAGGGGGGGCGGTTGATCGGGGTTCTGGACATCGACAGCGATCGCCCCGATGCTTTCGATGCCGAGGACGCAACGCGGATGGCAGCGATATTGGAGGAGGTGTTCGATGGAATCTGA
- the doeA gene encoding ectoine hydrolase DoeA (DoeA (degradation of ectoine A) is also called EutD (ectoine utilization D).): MPELQRTPERFSTEEYEERLKKTRSSMAKLGLDLLIVSDPSNMAWLTGYDGWSFYVHQCVIVGPDGPPIWFGRGQDANGALRTVWMGEEHIIGYPDFYVQSVERHPMDYLWAQLADRNWHRGFIGVEMDNYWYSAKAHERLVYGLPEAQILDATGLVNWQRAVKTPKELAYMRKAARIVERMHRRIADKVEVGMRKCDLVAEIYDAGLRYDEWSSHGGDYPAIVPLLPSGPDAAAPHLTWDDQPMKDNEGTFFEIAGCYQRYHVPLSRTIFLGKPPQEILDAEKAILEGMEAGLHAARAGNACEDIAAAFFTVLDRYGIEKDNRTGYPIGLSYPPDWGERTMSLRRGDRTELKPGMTFHFMTGLWMEDWGYETTESIVITEREPELLCNIPRRMLVKS, translated from the coding sequence ATGCCTGAATTGCAAAGGACCCCCGAGCGCTTCTCGACCGAGGAATACGAAGAGCGCCTGAAAAAGACACGCTCCAGCATGGCCAAGCTGGGCCTCGATCTGCTGATCGTTTCCGACCCGTCCAACATGGCCTGGCTGACCGGCTATGATGGCTGGTCCTTCTATGTCCATCAATGCGTGATCGTCGGCCCCGATGGTCCGCCGATCTGGTTCGGCCGCGGGCAGGACGCCAATGGTGCATTGCGGACCGTCTGGATGGGCGAGGAGCACATCATCGGCTATCCCGATTTCTACGTGCAGTCGGTCGAGCGTCACCCGATGGACTACCTCTGGGCGCAGCTTGCGGATCGTAACTGGCACCGTGGTTTCATCGGCGTCGAGATGGACAATTACTGGTATTCCGCCAAGGCGCATGAGCGGCTGGTCTATGGCCTGCCCGAAGCCCAGATCCTCGATGCCACCGGCCTCGTGAACTGGCAGCGCGCCGTCAAGACGCCGAAGGAATTGGCCTATATGCGCAAGGCCGCCCGTATCGTCGAGCGGATGCATCGCCGCATCGCCGACAAGGTCGAGGTGGGCATGCGCAAATGCGACCTGGTGGCCGAGATCTATGATGCGGGCCTGCGTTATGACGAATGGTCCAGCCATGGCGGCGATTATCCTGCCATCGTGCCGCTTCTGCCCTCGGGGCCGGATGCCGCCGCGCCGCATCTGACCTGGGACGATCAGCCGATGAAGGATAACGAGGGCACTTTCTTCGAGATTGCCGGTTGTTATCAGCGCTACCATGTACCGCTCTCACGGACGATTTTCCTGGGCAAGCCTCCGCAAGAGATCCTCGATGCCGAGAAAGCGATTCTTGAAGGAATGGAAGCCGGGCTTCACGCTGCCCGCGCGGGCAATGCCTGCGAGGATATCGCAGCGGCCTTCTTTACCGTCCTGGATCGATACGGCATCGAGAAGGACAACCGCACCGGCTATCCCATCGGGCTGTCCTATCCGCCCGATTGGGGCGAGCGCACCATGTCGCTGCGCCGTGGCGACCGGACCGAGCTGAAGCCCGGCATGACCTTCCATTTCATGACCGGTTTGTGGATGGAGGATTGGGGTTACGAGACGACCGAATCCATCGTCATCACCGAGCGCGAGCCGGAACTGCTGTGTAACATTCCCCGCCGGATGCTGGTGAAGTCATGA
- the mbfA gene encoding iron exporter MbfA: protein MRMLNNRKRFSDLSEREVLALAIASEEDDARIYRNWAEFLRADYPATAAVFDGVGDEEDEHRRQLIEAYRSRFGEAIPVIRREHVAGYYSRRPAWMMQNLSLDAIRAEAATMEHDAAEFYTRAAQASSDAATRKLLGDLAAAERGHEERAGELSDEHLTPEAREEEDAISHRNFVLTWVQPGLAGLMDGSVSTLAPIFATAFATQDTGTTFLVGLAASLGAGISMGFTEAASDDGIVSGRGSPFKRGFSSGVMTAIGGLGHALPYLIPHFWTATIIACIVVFIELWAIAWIQNRWMQTPFWRAALQVVVGGGLVFATGVLIGSG from the coding sequence ATGCGGATGTTGAATAATCGCAAGCGTTTTTCCGATCTGAGCGAACGCGAGGTGCTGGCGCTGGCCATCGCCTCGGAAGAGGATGACGCGCGGATCTATCGCAACTGGGCCGAATTCCTGCGCGCCGATTACCCGGCGACGGCGGCAGTATTCGACGGGGTCGGAGACGAAGAGGACGAACATCGGCGGCAATTGATCGAGGCCTACAGGTCGCGTTTCGGCGAGGCGATCCCGGTGATCCGGCGCGAGCATGTGGCCGGCTACTACAGCCGCCGGCCAGCATGGATGATGCAGAACCTGTCGCTGGACGCGATCCGCGCCGAGGCCGCGACGATGGAGCATGACGCGGCGGAGTTCTATACCCGGGCGGCCCAGGCCAGCAGCGACGCCGCAACGCGCAAATTACTGGGCGATCTGGCCGCCGCCGAACGCGGACACGAGGAACGCGCCGGAGAGTTGAGCGACGAGCATCTGACGCCCGAGGCGCGGGAAGAGGAAGACGCGATTTCGCATCGCAATTTCGTGCTGACCTGGGTTCAGCCGGGCCTTGCCGGACTGATGGATGGCAGCGTTTCGACACTGGCGCCGATCTTCGCCACCGCCTTTGCCACGCAGGATACGGGAACCACCTTCCTGGTCGGGCTGGCCGCCAGCCTCGGCGCCGGAATCAGCATGGGCTTTACCGAGGCGGCCTCGGACGATGGTATCGTGTCGGGGCGCGGGTCGCCTTTCAAGCGCGGGTTTTCCTCGGGGGTGATGACGGCGATTGGTGGGCTCGGCCACGCATTACCCTATCTGATCCCGCATTTCTGGACGGCCACGATCATCGCCTGCATCGTCGTCTTCATCGAATTATGGGCAATCGCCTGGATTCAGAACCGCTGGATGCAGACGCCTTTCTGGAGGGCTGCCCTGCAAGTGGTCGTTGGCGGCGGGCTGGTCTTTGCCACCGGGGTGCTGATCGGTTCCGGATAA
- a CDS encoding response regulator transcription factor, translating to MKSALVIDDHPITHLGASRLLREMGYDPVGQAMSGEDALTQLANGPAPGLIVLDISLPGTSGLDLVEPLREAAPGAQILIFSMNDQTGFAARALQAGAQGFLSKNAPPADFREAVRSLEAGEFYLSAKQAVALATLRAGASADPLGSLSDRERQVLTLIGRGLSLQAIADELDVSYKTAANTSSSLKKKLGVDGINGLMKFALESGV from the coding sequence ATGAAAAGCGCGCTGGTCATAGACGACCACCCCATCACCCATCTGGGCGCCAGCCGATTGCTGCGCGAGATGGGTTATGATCCGGTTGGACAGGCGATGTCGGGCGAGGACGCATTGACCCAGCTGGCGAATGGTCCGGCTCCGGGCCTGATCGTGCTGGATATCAGCTTGCCCGGAACCAGCGGGCTGGACCTGGTGGAACCACTGCGTGAGGCCGCACCCGGAGCGCAAATCCTGATCTTCTCGATGAACGATCAGACCGGCTTTGCGGCAAGAGCCTTACAGGCCGGAGCGCAGGGTTTCCTGTCGAAAAACGCGCCTCCCGCCGATTTCCGCGAGGCGGTGCGCAGCCTGGAAGCCGGTGAATTCTACCTGTCGGCCAAGCAGGCAGTGGCGCTGGCAACCCTGCGTGCCGGGGCCTCTGCCGATCCGCTTGGCTCATTGTCGGACCGCGAAAGGCAGGTGCTCACGCTGATCGGGCGCGGCCTCAGCCTGCAGGCCATCGCGGACGAGCTGGACGTCAGCTACAAGACCGCCGCGAATACCTCGTCTTCGCTGAAGAAGAAGCTGGGCGTGGACGGCATCAACGGGTTGATGAAATTCGCCCTGGAAAGCGGGGTGTGA
- a CDS encoding cyclodeaminase, which produces MSDILILSEDQLRECVDLDLAAIEVVENAFATLADGGVVMPPVLSMHMPDVNGELDVKTAYVPGLPGFAVKLSPGFFDNPSKGLPSTSGLMVLLSSETGRVSAVLLDNGYLTDLRTAAAGGVAARNLAREDARRAAIFGAGLQARMQLRSLALVRPIEEAVIWARDNAKAQAMAEEMTAAGISCKASADPAEAAAFADVIVTTTPASKPILQADWLCPGQHVTAMGSDQAGKNELDPHCLDRADLYVADRVSQTRLMGELRAALETGVLTDADDIPELGNIITGRHPGRTGPEQITIADLTGTGVQDTAIATHALAAFSKDQ; this is translated from the coding sequence ATGAGCGATATTCTGATCTTGTCAGAAGACCAATTGCGCGAATGCGTTGATCTGGATCTGGCCGCGATTGAGGTGGTCGAGAACGCGTTCGCCACCTTGGCCGATGGTGGCGTCGTCATGCCGCCGGTGCTGTCCATGCATATGCCGGATGTGAATGGCGAGCTGGACGTGAAAACTGCCTATGTGCCGGGACTGCCGGGTTTTGCGGTCAAGCTGTCTCCGGGATTTTTCGACAACCCGTCCAAGGGGCTGCCATCGACATCCGGATTGATGGTGCTGCTGTCCTCGGAGACCGGCCGGGTCAGTGCGGTGCTGCTGGATAACGGTTACCTGACCGATCTGCGCACGGCTGCCGCGGGCGGTGTGGCGGCCCGGAATCTGGCGCGCGAAGATGCGCGCAGGGCGGCGATCTTTGGTGCGGGCTTGCAAGCGCGGATGCAGTTGCGGTCGCTCGCGCTGGTGCGGCCCATAGAAGAGGCGGTGATCTGGGCGCGTGACAACGCCAAGGCGCAGGCCATGGCCGAGGAAATGACCGCCGCGGGCATCAGCTGCAAGGCCTCGGCCGATCCGGCGGAAGCAGCCGCATTCGCCGATGTCATCGTCACCACCACCCCTGCCAGCAAGCCGATCCTGCAAGCCGATTGGCTGTGCCCCGGCCAGCATGTCACCGCGATGGGCAGCGACCAGGCCGGCAAGAACGAGTTGGACCCGCATTGCCTAGACCGCGCCGATCTTTATGTCGCGGACCGGGTTAGCCAGACCCGGCTGATGGGAGAGCTGCGGGCGGCGCTGGAAACCGGCGTGTTGACCGATGCGGATGACATTCCTGAACTCGGAAATATCATCACTGGCCGTCATCCGGGCCGCACGGGCCCCGAGCAGATCACCATCGCCGATTTGACCGGAACCGGTGTACAGGACACCGCGATTGCTACCCACGCGCTTGCCGCGTTTTCGAAAGACCAGTAA
- a CDS encoding DUF2478 domain-containing protein: protein MLGWFQLPEGAPPGAADRRLQALVRELSGEGLRLAGAVQVNRDRGPDCACDMDIQVIGEEDRPIRISQSLGSGSAGCRLDPGALETAAARVEARLAGAELLILPKFGKQEAVGRGFCSVIGQAILDGVPVLLHVSREQRPAFAEFSGDLAEGVDPDALASWCRRQLAGAR from the coding sequence ATGCTGGGTTGGTTCCAATTGCCGGAAGGCGCGCCGCCGGGCGCGGCCGACCGGCGGCTGCAAGCGCTGGTCAGGGAGCTGTCCGGCGAGGGATTGCGATTGGCGGGCGCGGTGCAGGTCAATCGCGACCGGGGGCCGGATTGCGCCTGCGACATGGATATCCAGGTGATCGGCGAGGAGGATCGCCCGATCCGCATTTCGCAATCGCTCGGCTCGGGCTCTGCCGGCTGCCGGTTGGATCCGGGCGCGCTGGAAACAGCGGCGGCCCGGGTGGAGGCAAGGCTCGCGGGGGCCGAATTGCTGATCCTGCCCAAATTTGGCAAGCAGGAGGCCGTCGGGCGTGGCTTTTGCAGCGTGATCGGGCAGGCAATCCTGGATGGTGTGCCGGTGCTGCTGCATGTCTCGCGCGAACAGCGTCCGGCATTCGCGGAGTTCAGCGGCGATCTTGCCGAGGGGGTCGATCCCGATGCCCTCGCCAGTTGGTGCCGGAGACAATTGGCAGGCGCAAGGTGA
- a CDS encoding histidine kinase, which translates to MNRLSLTTRILLVIFAVQAMLFAALAAASLNSLRGEIALETRLGAQTARSLVLATIGTMQSAVPPDELMTALPERLVPPRHTRIMILDPRQGVIRESETDPEPASVAPGWFAAMVAPEPQETRVPVTAGGRLRGFVHIATDPAAGIASAWRNIRTTLGLAAIAAAAQALLILIATRHALRPVDSIAARLEDLTHDDLTARVGSLSQPDLAPLATGVDRLASALEQAQADRRRLQRRVVNRGDEERKAIARDLHDEMGPCLFGLRVEADALREAAPNPAIAEHADAISAIAEEIARVNRSLLEDLRPAAVGQLPLPSVLSDYVDDLGRRFPDIRVNLDIAAGLPEPDEATALTLFRVLQEGTTNALRHADAQSVTIRLWTDPAHWRMILSDDGKGFGRDSREGTGLTGMRERITLLGGMLALSSTESGTTIEARLPRTQTG; encoded by the coding sequence ATGAACCGCCTGTCCCTGACCACGCGCATCCTTTTGGTGATCTTTGCCGTCCAGGCAATGCTCTTCGCGGCATTGGCGGCGGCCAGCCTGAACAGCCTTCGCGGAGAGATCGCGCTGGAAACCCGGCTTGGCGCGCAAACCGCCCGCTCGCTGGTACTGGCCACCATCGGCACGATGCAAAGCGCCGTGCCACCCGACGAGCTGATGACCGCGCTGCCCGAACGGCTGGTGCCGCCACGTCATACCAGGATCATGATCCTCGATCCGCGGCAAGGCGTCATCCGCGAATCCGAAACCGATCCCGAACCGGCCAGCGTCGCCCCTGGCTGGTTCGCGGCCATGGTCGCACCCGAACCGCAAGAAACCCGGGTTCCGGTTACCGCCGGAGGGCGGTTGCGCGGCTTCGTCCATATCGCCACCGATCCCGCAGCCGGAATCGCCAGTGCATGGCGGAACATCCGCACAACCCTCGGCCTAGCGGCAATTGCAGCGGCGGCGCAGGCATTGCTGATCCTGATCGCGACCCGGCACGCGCTGCGCCCGGTAGACAGCATCGCGGCGCGACTGGAGGATCTGACCCATGACGACCTGACGGCGCGGGTCGGTAGCCTGTCACAGCCCGACCTCGCGCCACTGGCGACGGGGGTAGACCGGCTGGCCTCGGCGCTTGAACAAGCGCAGGCCGATCGCAGGCGGTTGCAGCGCCGGGTGGTCAATCGCGGCGACGAAGAGCGCAAGGCCATCGCCCGCGATCTTCACGACGAAATGGGGCCCTGTCTCTTCGGCCTGCGGGTCGAGGCGGATGCGTTACGCGAGGCTGCCCCGAATCCCGCAATCGCCGAACATGCCGATGCAATCTCCGCCATCGCCGAAGAGATCGCGCGCGTGAACCGTTCGCTTCTGGAGGATCTGCGCCCCGCCGCCGTGGGGCAATTGCCGTTGCCATCGGTCCTGTCCGATTACGTCGACGATCTGGGACGGCGCTTTCCGGATATCCGGGTCAATCTCGATATCGCGGCGGGACTGCCCGAACCGGACGAGGCAACCGCGCTGACCCTGTTCCGCGTCCTGCAGGAAGGCACGACCAATGCGCTGCGCCACGCCGATGCGCAATCCGTGACGATCCGCCTCTGGACCGATCCGGCGCATTGGCGCATGATCCTGTCCGATGATGGCAAGGGTTTCGGTCGCGACAGCCGCGAGGGCACCGGGCTCACCGGCATGCGCGAGCGGATCACCCTGTTGGGCGGCATGTTGGCCTTGTCATCGACAGAAAGCGGAACCACGATCGAGGCACGCTTGCCACGGACACAGACCGGATGA